In Rosa chinensis cultivar Old Blush chromosome 1, RchiOBHm-V2, whole genome shotgun sequence, a genomic segment contains:
- the LOC112198133 gene encoding protein PLASTID TRANSCRIPTIONALLY ACTIVE 7 has translation MASSFSLSSSSLRGVQLRVENTVASSNCCFRTQVISGEQRKGKGRSVWRRRKLTKKDDMLRYKMERVPFLEEQVRKVKDGGQLMGMDIERLLLSEDNRFDFVNEIAAEANEYVENNRDEYGGKKKAILQVLSNRVNDAGFYRPEAYEESDPFKPGPSWLKEFYT, from the exons ATGGcttcctccttctctctctcatcttcttccctt AGGGGGGTGCAACTGAGAGTGGAAAACACAGTGGCTTCTTCCAACTGCTGTTTCAGAACGCAG GTGATTTCAGGGGAGCAAAGGAAAGGGAAAGGTCGGAGTGTCTGGCGTCGAAGGAAACTG ACAAAGAAGGATGACATGTTGCGATACAAAATGGAGAGAGTGCCTTTCCTGGAGGAACAGGTTCGGAAGGTAAAGGATGGAGGACAGCTCATGGGAATGGACATCGAGAGACTACTACTCTCAGAGGACAACCGGTTTGATTTTGTGAATGAAATTGCGGCCGAGGCCAATGAGTATGTTGAGAACAACCGAGATGAGTATGGCGGTAAGAAGAAAGCCATCCTTCAGGTGCTAAGTAACCGTGTGAATGATGCTGGGTTTTATAGACCTGAGGCATATGAAGAATCTGACCCCTTCAAACCAGGGCCGTCGTGGTTGAAagaattttatacttga
- the LOC112183873 gene encoding protein phosphatase 2C 57 isoform X1 produces the protein MALLSPQLQRFLLTKYNCSGGGGGGAFKTTTTTNTNKNSGFCNNSTAPLCSAIAIDAPGSSSADVTGVRWGSTSLQGAREEMEDGVVVRSDGLDAYSFAAVFDGHAGFSSVKFLRDELYKECCAALQGGLLLSGKDIKAIREALKEAFEKVDAKLLDWLERNGEEDGSGSTATVMFVGNDMLFISHVGDSSVVQSCSGKAEVLTSPHRPYGSNKVCLQEIKRIREAGGWIVNGRICGDIAVSRAFGDMRFKTKKNEMLKKGVEEGRWTEKFVSRVQFSGDLVTASPDVYQASLGADSEFLVLASDGLWDYINSSDAVSFVRNQLRQHGDVQLACDALAEAALDRKSQDNISIVIADLGRTDWQRLPFQQQNVVYEFGQAFATIGLVSLGIWMSTSLLSS, from the exons ATGGCTCTGTTAAGTCCACAACTGCAGAGGTTCCTCTTAACCAAGTACAACTGCagcggtggaggtggaggtggcgcATTCAAGACCACAACCACAACGAACACCAACAAAAACAGTGGCTTTTGTAACAATTCAACTGCCCCACTCTGTTCAGCGATTGCTATAGACGCGCCGGGATCGTCCTCTGCCGATGTCACCGGAGTTCGGTGGGGATCTACGAGCTTGCAGGGAGCGCGGGAAGAGATGGAAGACGGCGTTGTTGTCCGGTCCGATGGCCTTGATGCTTATTCATTCGCGGCGGTTTTTGATGGACATGCTGGCTTCTCCTCAGTCAAGTTCCTCAG AGATGAACTCTACAAAGAGTGTTGTGCGGCTTTACAAGGTGGTTTGCTATTGAGTGGGAAAGATATCAAAGCCATTAGAGAGGCATTAAAGGAGGCTTTTGAAAAAGTTGATGCAAAATTGCTGGATTG GCTTGAAAGGAATGGGGAGGAAGATGGGTCTGGTTCAACAGCTACTGTTATGTTCGTTGGGAACGATATGCTGTTCATTTCACATGTTGGCGATTCATCTGTG GTTCAATCTTGTTCTGGAAAAGCAGAGGTGTTGACCAGTCCTCATCGACCATATGGAAGCAACAAGGTCTGTCttcaagaaattaaaagaatcagAGAAGCAGGTGGATGG ATCGTCAATGGAAGAATTTGTGGAGACATTGCTGTATCTCGTGCTTTTGGTGACATGCGGTTCAAGACAAAGAAAAACGA GATGCTGAAGAAAGGAGTTGAAGAAGGAAGATGGACGGAGAAATTTGTTTCTCG TGTGCAATTCAGTGGAGACCTTGTTACTGCATCTCCAGACGTTTATCAAGCAAGTCTTGGGGCAGACTCAGAATTTCTAGTGCTAGCATCTGATGGCTTATGGGATTACATAAACAG TTCAGATGCAGTTTCTTTTGTAAGGAATCAGCTTCGACAACATGGAGATGTCCAG CTAGCTTGTGACGCGCTTGCTGAAGCTGCTCTG GATAGAAAGTCACAAGATAATATCAGCATCGTAATTGCGGATTTAGG GAGAACAGACTGGCAACGTTTGCCATTCCAACAACAAAATGTTGTATATGAATTTGGGCAAGCTTTCGCTACTATTGGGCTCGTTTCGCTTGGAATTTGGATGTCAACATCTTTGCTTTCTTCATGA
- the LOC112183873 gene encoding protein phosphatase 2C 57 isoform X3, protein MALLSPQLQRFLLTKYNCSGGGGGGAFKTTTTTNTNKNSGFCNNSTAPLCSAIAIDAPGSSSADVTGVRWGSTSLQGAREEMEDGVVVRSDGLDAYSFAAVFDGHAGFSSVKFLRDELYKECCAALQGGLLLSGKDIKAIREALKEAFEKVDAKLLDWLERNGEEDGSGSTATVMFVGNDMLFISHVGDSSVVQSCSGKAEVLTSPHRPYGSNKVCLQEIKRIREAGGWIVNGRICGDIAVSRAFGDMRFKTKKNEMLKKGVEEGRWTEKFVSRVQFSGDLVTASPDVYQASLGADSEFLVLASDGLWDYINRCSFFCKESASTTWRCPASL, encoded by the exons ATGGCTCTGTTAAGTCCACAACTGCAGAGGTTCCTCTTAACCAAGTACAACTGCagcggtggaggtggaggtggcgcATTCAAGACCACAACCACAACGAACACCAACAAAAACAGTGGCTTTTGTAACAATTCAACTGCCCCACTCTGTTCAGCGATTGCTATAGACGCGCCGGGATCGTCCTCTGCCGATGTCACCGGAGTTCGGTGGGGATCTACGAGCTTGCAGGGAGCGCGGGAAGAGATGGAAGACGGCGTTGTTGTCCGGTCCGATGGCCTTGATGCTTATTCATTCGCGGCGGTTTTTGATGGACATGCTGGCTTCTCCTCAGTCAAGTTCCTCAG AGATGAACTCTACAAAGAGTGTTGTGCGGCTTTACAAGGTGGTTTGCTATTGAGTGGGAAAGATATCAAAGCCATTAGAGAGGCATTAAAGGAGGCTTTTGAAAAAGTTGATGCAAAATTGCTGGATTG GCTTGAAAGGAATGGGGAGGAAGATGGGTCTGGTTCAACAGCTACTGTTATGTTCGTTGGGAACGATATGCTGTTCATTTCACATGTTGGCGATTCATCTGTG GTTCAATCTTGTTCTGGAAAAGCAGAGGTGTTGACCAGTCCTCATCGACCATATGGAAGCAACAAGGTCTGTCttcaagaaattaaaagaatcagAGAAGCAGGTGGATGG ATCGTCAATGGAAGAATTTGTGGAGACATTGCTGTATCTCGTGCTTTTGGTGACATGCGGTTCAAGACAAAGAAAAACGA GATGCTGAAGAAAGGAGTTGAAGAAGGAAGATGGACGGAGAAATTTGTTTCTCG TGTGCAATTCAGTGGAGACCTTGTTACTGCATCTCCAGACGTTTATCAAGCAAGTCTTGGGGCAGACTCAGAATTTCTAGTGCTAGCATCTGATGGCTTATGGGATTACATAAACAG ATGCAGTTTCTTTTGTAAGGAATCAGCTTCGACAACATGGAGATGTCCAG CTAGCTTGTGA
- the LOC112183873 gene encoding protein phosphatase 2C 57 isoform X2: MALLSPQLQRFLLTKYNCSGGGGGGAFKTTTTTNTNKNSGFCNNSTAPLCSAIAIDAPGSSSADVTGVRWGSTSLQGAREEMEDGVVVRSDGLDAYSFAAVFDGHAGFSSVKFLRDELYKECCAALQGGLLLSGKDIKAIREALKEAFEKVDAKLLDWLERNGEEDGSGSTATVMFVGNDMLFISHVGDSSVVQSCSGKAEVLTSPHRPYGSNKVCLQEIKRIREAGGWIVNGRICGDIAVSRAFGDMRFKTKKNEMLKKGVEEGRWTEKFVSRVQFSGDLVTASPDVYQASLGADSEFLVLASDGLWDYINSSDAVSFVRNQLRQHGDVQLACDALAEAALIYTFYRIESHKIISAS; encoded by the exons ATGGCTCTGTTAAGTCCACAACTGCAGAGGTTCCTCTTAACCAAGTACAACTGCagcggtggaggtggaggtggcgcATTCAAGACCACAACCACAACGAACACCAACAAAAACAGTGGCTTTTGTAACAATTCAACTGCCCCACTCTGTTCAGCGATTGCTATAGACGCGCCGGGATCGTCCTCTGCCGATGTCACCGGAGTTCGGTGGGGATCTACGAGCTTGCAGGGAGCGCGGGAAGAGATGGAAGACGGCGTTGTTGTCCGGTCCGATGGCCTTGATGCTTATTCATTCGCGGCGGTTTTTGATGGACATGCTGGCTTCTCCTCAGTCAAGTTCCTCAG AGATGAACTCTACAAAGAGTGTTGTGCGGCTTTACAAGGTGGTTTGCTATTGAGTGGGAAAGATATCAAAGCCATTAGAGAGGCATTAAAGGAGGCTTTTGAAAAAGTTGATGCAAAATTGCTGGATTG GCTTGAAAGGAATGGGGAGGAAGATGGGTCTGGTTCAACAGCTACTGTTATGTTCGTTGGGAACGATATGCTGTTCATTTCACATGTTGGCGATTCATCTGTG GTTCAATCTTGTTCTGGAAAAGCAGAGGTGTTGACCAGTCCTCATCGACCATATGGAAGCAACAAGGTCTGTCttcaagaaattaaaagaatcagAGAAGCAGGTGGATGG ATCGTCAATGGAAGAATTTGTGGAGACATTGCTGTATCTCGTGCTTTTGGTGACATGCGGTTCAAGACAAAGAAAAACGA GATGCTGAAGAAAGGAGTTGAAGAAGGAAGATGGACGGAGAAATTTGTTTCTCG TGTGCAATTCAGTGGAGACCTTGTTACTGCATCTCCAGACGTTTATCAAGCAAGTCTTGGGGCAGACTCAGAATTTCTAGTGCTAGCATCTGATGGCTTATGGGATTACATAAACAG TTCAGATGCAGTTTCTTTTGTAAGGAATCAGCTTCGACAACATGGAGATGTCCAG CTAGCTTGTGACGCGCTTGCTGAAGCTGCTCTG ATTTACACATTTTACAGGATAGAAAGTCACAAGATAATATCAGCATCGTAA